One genomic region from Enterobacter hormaechei ATCC 49162 encodes:
- the leuE gene encoding leucine efflux protein LeuE: MFAEFGVLNFWTYVVGAFFIVLVPGPNTLFVLKTGIGHGVKKGYLAATGVFIGDAVLMFLAWAGVAALIQTTPVLFNIVRYLGAFYLLWLGGKMLWSVMTRQKNAHESSAEPASAILKRSLVLSLTNPKAILFYVSFFVQFIDVNAKNTGTSFLILATTLELISFMYMSFLIFSGAFVTRYLKTKKKLAKLGNGLIGLLFVGFAARLASLH, encoded by the coding sequence GTGTTTGCGGAGTTTGGTGTACTGAATTTCTGGACCTATGTTGTCGGCGCATTCTTTATTGTGCTGGTTCCAGGACCGAACACCTTGTTTGTGCTGAAAACAGGGATTGGCCACGGCGTTAAAAAAGGCTATCTGGCAGCCACCGGTGTGTTTATTGGTGACGCCGTGCTGATGTTTCTGGCCTGGGCGGGCGTCGCTGCGTTGATTCAGACCACGCCGGTTTTATTTAATATTGTCCGCTACCTGGGCGCGTTTTATCTGCTGTGGCTCGGCGGAAAAATGCTCTGGTCCGTTATGACGCGTCAAAAAAATGCGCACGAAAGTAGCGCCGAACCGGCAAGCGCGATCCTTAAACGTTCGCTGGTGCTGAGCCTGACGAACCCGAAAGCGATTCTCTTTTACGTGTCGTTTTTCGTACAGTTCATTGATGTTAATGCGAAGAATACCGGCACATCGTTCCTGATCCTCGCCACAACGCTTGAGCTGATCAGCTTCATGTACATGAGCTTCCTGATTTTCTCTGGCGCGTTTGTTACGCGTTACCTGAAAACCAAAAAGAAACTGGCGAAGCTGGGGAACGGGCTGATAGGTCTGCTGTTTGTCGGATTTGCGGCGAGGCTGGCGTCGCTACACTGA
- a CDS encoding YciI family protein: MLYVIYAEDVPDSLEKRLSVRPAHLARLQLLQDEGRLLTAGPMPAVDSNDPGAAGFTGSTVIAEFESLEAAQAWAEADPYVAAGVYEKVTVRPYKKVF; this comes from the coding sequence GTGCTTTACGTGATTTACGCTGAAGATGTACCTGATTCTCTTGAAAAACGTCTTTCCGTTCGCCCTGCCCATCTGGCGCGCCTACAGTTGCTACAGGATGAAGGCCGGTTGCTGACCGCAGGTCCGATGCCTGCCGTTGACAGCAACGATCCGGGCGCGGCGGGTTTTACCGGCTCCACGGTAATTGCCGAGTTTGAATCTCTGGAAGCCGCGCAGGCCTGGGCAGAAGCAGACCCGTACGTCGCAGCTGGCGTGTACGAGAAAGTCACGGTTCGCCCGTATAAAAAAGTGTTCTGA